The Terriglobales bacterium genome segment ACGTGCGATTCCTCTTCGTCTATGTGCGCGAGGCCCACCCCGGCGAAGAGATCCCCGCCCACCAAGAGATGAAGGACAAGGTGCGGGCGGCGCAGATCCTCCAAGCAGAAGAGCAGATCGAGATGCCGATCGTGGTGGACGAGCTGAGCGGGCCCATCCACCGCAGGTACGGCAAGCTCCCGAATCCCACCTACCTGATCGACAAGTCGGGACGCGTCGCCTTCCGCTGCCTGTGGACGCAGCCTGGAGTGGTGGAGGACGCCCTGGAAGCCCTGCTGGAACGACAGCGCGAGCGCGGCGTGGATCACGCCGTGGTCAATAGCGGGGAAGACCGCTCCATGCCGGTCTCGTATGCGGTCATCCATGCCTATCGGGCGCTGGAGCGCGGCGGCCAAAGGTCGCTTGCGGACTTTCGCGAATCCATGGGCCTGCCGGGACGTGCCTTCCTGACCGCCAGCCGCGTAGTGCGGCCCGTGGCCATGAATCCGGGCAAGGCGATCGCGGCGGCAGCCTTGGCCGCGGGCGCGCTCACCGCCGGTCTGCTGGCCGGCAAGAAACTGCGCCAGCAGAGATGGCAGCGCGACCTGCCCTACGACGTCCACCAGGCGCCCACACAGCGCAAACCCAAACGAACGGCGACCGGGACGGACGATTACGAGCCGGTGGGGATCTAGTCCTGGTTCTCAGTCCTCGGTCCTCAGATACAAAACAAGCGCCTCCGCGAGGAGGCGCTTTCCTATCTGCGAACTGACAACCGAGGACTGAGAACTACCTCCCGGCGCTGACCACCTCCGGCTTCGGCCTGCCGGCCAGCAACTGCCGCAACACGTACTGCAGGATGCCGCCGTGGCGGTAGTAGAGCGTTTCCTGCGGAGTATCGATGCGCACCAGAGCGCGGAACTCCTTGACGCCGGCGGGCCCGGTGGCACGGACCGTGACCTCACGGCCGGTAGCGAAGTTGTTCTCTACCAGCTCCTTGAGGCCCACGATGTCGTAGGACTCCTCGCCGGAAAGGCCGAGGGAGTCGGCGGTGGCGCCGCCCAGGAATTCCAGCGGCACGATGCCCATGCCCACCAGGTTGGAGCGGTGGATGCGCTCGTACGATTCGGCGATGACGGCGCGGATGCCGAGCAGTCGCGGTCCTTTCGCGGCCCAGTCGCGCGAGGAGCCCGAGCCGTACTCTTTGCCGGCCAGGACGATGAGCGGCACGCCTTCCTGCTCATACTTCACCGAAGCGTCGAAGACGGTCATGGTCTCGCCGTCGGGGAAGTGGCGGGTCCATCCGCCTTCGGTGCCAGGGGCGACCTGGTTGCGCAGCCGGACGTTGGCGAAGGTACCGCGCACCATCACCTCGTGGTTGCCGCGGCGCGAGCCGTAGGAGTTGAAATCCTTGACCGCAACGCCGTGGCCGACGAGGTACTTGCCGGCCGGGCTGTCGGGCTTGATGGAGCCGGCAGGCGAGATGTGGTCGGTGGTGATGCTGTGGCCGAGCTTGAGCAGCACGCGCCCGTCCTTGATGTCTTCCACCGCCGGCGGAGTGTGCGGCATGTCCACGAAGTACGGCGGATGCTTGACGTAGGTGGACTTGGGGTCCCAGGCGAAGGTCTCGCCGCTGGGAACCTGCATGTTCTTCCAGCGCTCGTCGCCTGCGAACACCTGCGAGTAGTTCTGCTGGAACATGTCGGAGCCAAGCGCCTTCTGGATGGT includes the following:
- a CDS encoding deiodinase-like protein produces the protein MFGFSSYNYEKFTRDLLVKDMEACRSAGGPEPGEKAPDFEGRTLDGDKIRLSDFRGDRNVVVTFGSATCPMTAGSIGGMNKLCEVYRGEDVRFLFVYVREAHPGEEIPAHQEMKDKVRAAQILQAEEQIEMPIVVDELSGPIHRRYGKLPNPTYLIDKSGRVAFRCLWTQPGVVEDALEALLERQRERGVDHAVVNSGEDRSMPVSYAVIHAYRALERGGQRSLADFRESMGLPGRAFLTASRVVRPVAMNPGKAIAAAALAAGALTAGLLAGKKLRQQRWQRDLPYDVHQAPTQRKPKRTATGTDDYEPVGI